AGGTAGGAGACACACGAGCTTCAGGGGGCTGCCCCACACCCATGCCAGCTTGAGGGTGCTCTGCTAAGCCTCACTGTCTCCTGGGAAAGAGGAATACCCCACCTTGTCCCCCCCTGCTCCCCTGGCACATCTGCCAAGGTGCTGTCAGAGAAACCCCTGCAACAAACAGGAAACGTTTGCTGTCCAAAAATCCTCGAAGTACCCAGTTTTCTCAGGTTCCCAACAGTGACCTTGAAACAAGGTGGGTGGGATGGGTATTTTTTGGTGCAAATCCCCCCCAACAAAGTCAGACTATCCTGACCCTGCTGCACCACCCAGGGCACCCACAGCCGGTGCCAGCACCCTTCCCAACCCCCAAactcagctatttttttttccccccagttcaTTTGCAAATATTTCACCTTGTTGCTGCAAATGCAAGAGGGAGAGCTAGCAGCAATGTCAATTATGTGACGGGGATGGTGGAAATCTCAGGGTATCTCCCGCAAACCCAGCAGCTCTCACCACCCTGTCCCTCTCTCCCCACAGCTGCTGGGGACGTGGCTGTacgtggcaggggctgcccaatTCCCCCCGCACCGCGTGGAGATGCTGCTCATCGACCACGCCTACCTGCACATGGAGCCCAGTGCCAgcgggcaggagctgctcatcACCCACTACGTGGCTGTGTAAGATGCAGTCCCTGGGCTCCCAACCCATCCcctccctgctacagccccaaAATCTTTTAGCACAAGATAAGAGCACGGTTCCAGGTTGGTTTCTTCAAAAGGAgtctctcctgcctgctctgtgCATCCTCTCCcctcttctctcttcctcatcccctttatttacttatttatttcaaCAGACCGCAGGTTTAGACAAGTTTTGCAGGGCACAGGGGTCTCACAGGCACCAAGCCCTGCAGGCATGGAGGATGAAGGCAAGGAGAAGACCTCTCCAGGAGAGGAGACCTTTCCAGAAGTCCCTGTGCCGTGGCTGCTGACTCTGCCAGGCACCAAAAGCTGTTTCCCCAACAGGGTCAGAATTTCAGGGGATGAATTTTTCTGTGGCAACGCAGGCAGCACTTTGAGGTTTCACTTATTTCAGGGTGGAAAATGTCTCACCACCAAGGAGTGGGGGAGCAAAGGCTGAGACCACGAGCTGCCACTGGAGGTCAGGCAGAGGCACGGGAGAAATGCCTTGATCTTAACAGTGAGAGAAATTAACCCTGGGGAGGAGGTGGCAGGTGCCCGGTGTGGGGTCAGGACCGGGGCTTTGCTGGTCCTTTCCAGACCACGGCATCACCCCCTTCCCCTCTCTCTCCAGGGGGAACCAATGTTTTACCAACAACCTCACTTACTTGGAAATCACTGGCGGTAACACCACGCTGGTGAAGCACGGTAAGCAGCGCGGGTGGGGTTATCACCCAGCCCACGGTTTCCCATGGATTGAGACACACAAAGGGCCCATGTCCCTGTTTTACATTATCTAATGCATTTTATTCCTGAGTCTCTTTGCCTGTTTGAAGCCTCGGTGGGCTCCAAACAGCTCCCCAaacccaggggcacccaggtTTATTCCCACTCCTGGGGCACCCCAGGGATCACAGCTCCAGCACCCAGCCACATTAAACCCACCCAATAATGCTGTGCCAGGAGCAAacctgctcccacccctgcaggAGAACACCATCCTGTTTGTGAAGTTATTTCACAATCCcttggggaaaggagggaacaCTCATGGCAGGTTTCAGAGAATTAATGAAGCCTCTCGTTCTGAGTTGCTTCCTCCTTGCTGAGGAAGGGGGGTGAGCCAATCTGGGGTGGGAATTGCAACCTCCTGGGATACAGTTTGCACTGACCCAGCCACAACAGCATTGCTGTGAGCAGGGGGCAGTTTCTCTCTGTTCTTACAGACCCCCAAACTGCAAGGTTCcaacagcagggcaggagctgggggacTTTGGCTCTTTCACACCCCAGCCCCATTTTTAAGAAATGCAACTTATATAAACCAAGAACCAAAAAAGTCACCCTATTTCAAGATATTTGTCCTCACCTGCTACTGAGGGTTGAATTCCAGGGACTACTGACATTGCCCACACCTGGGCTGGAGTTTATTGCCACTGCAGCACTGAAAATCTGAGTTATTGTGTCTGTTCTCTCCAAGCCAAGACCCAGAAAACTGAAGGGATGCTGatgaacctcagctctgaaAACCTTTTACTCATCCAGTACCAAATGCAGAGGGAAAGGACATATTTGGGGCAGTATCTCTACGGTATGAAACTCCATCCTAAAGTAACTTAAAgctcaaacacacacaaaattatCAACTAAAACCATGCAGCAACTTGGTTCACCAACAGCCAGTGACTTTTCTGAGACCAGCGCCCCAGGGGTTACGGGGTTTGCAAACCCCATTAAACCCCACATCTCTTGACAGAGCAGAAAAGAGCAAGTTAAAGACCAAATCCACTTATGACATAAATACTCAAAGAACAGGAAGCAAATACAATTCAGCATCGACATCATTGTAAAATCTCAACATTTTCAAGCCAACCATGATGTTTCAGTACTtacctccctgggcagagcatGTGGCTTTGCAGTGCTAAAGCTGATCAGATTTACCCACAACCCCATAAAGCAGCAGTTCTGACTCTGATAAGGCTCTCCATCATCGTGCCAGGCTGCAAAGCAGCTGATTTAAGAGATTTTGAAGACACATACAGAGAACTGCCTCCACGCTCAACCTCGGTCCCTCCTGACACCCCAGGAGTATCAGACCATCCTACAACCCCTTTAAGCATACAGGACCAGAGTTGTTTGGGAGAGGGTTAAAACAAGTGATGCCCAAGGTTGGTTTTGTTCAGGTGTGTTCACTATGGGGGTGAGAGACCCCCACACAGACCACATCCACAGCAAGCACTGGTgggcaaggggagcagcaggggcagggatgtggcacaaagggctgtgctgaggccaTCAGTCCAACAAATCTAACACCTGACaaatccttctccttctccagccCGGAACCTGAGCATAAGCACAGCTGATCGGGAGGAATTTGAGCACCACGTCGAGTGCCTGGGGCTGAGGGCAGAGCAGATCGTGTATGCGCCATGGAAAACGGTACTGGGCCCTCTGGGGGGGCCAGGGTCAGCAAAGCCACCACAGCCCCCTCCAGGTAGGGGTGCAAGACCCCAAGCTGCACCTCTGGCTGCCAAACTGGGGTCTTGGAGAGACATTTTCAAGGTGGTGGAAATGATTTAGGGGATTAAATAACCACAGGCTTGCTTCAACTGAAGTTTAAAATAGCACCCCTAAAGCAAATACCTACACCTGAGCATGTCCACTGGGAACCCTGGTAACACCTTGTCTACCCCTGCTGGGGGGGGAATAGGCAAGGGATTTTTACCCTGAAATTACTGATTTTGCCTTGAAGCCCCTGATTTTGCCCCCCAGCAAGGACCAGGTgcccccaggagctgcagaaagagcaggtgatttttttccttcaggttttCCACTAAAATATTTACCAGGTCCAGTCCTCACCTCTGCCACCCACTTCAAGACATTTTATCCTGCAAATGACCCAGACCCTGAGTCAGCTTGACAGGGGCTCCTGTTTGCAAAGTGAAGGTGAAAAACATCTTACCTTTGCTGCTCCATCCTGGTCATCTGCTCATCCACATCAGGAGACTCTGAGTCTTCAGAGGTGCCCAAAACCCTACACCAGGCTGCCAGGCTGGATCCAACATTGTCCCCAACACTTATCCACCCTCAAGAAGCTTCTTCTAAAACTCTGCCCCACAGGTTCTGGGGAACAGAGGACAAAGGCAGAGAGTGTAGGGGCAGAGAGTGAAACCCTTAGAATGAGGCTgcacctggggctggggcagggtcaggcctCCTCTCCCATTTAGCAAACGAGCAGCACCTGggaggcagagcccagctcctCTACATTAACTGCACACTGAGGATCACATTTAAATTTGGGCAAAATGAGGGGAATAAGTCAGGACTGTCTGTGCTTACAAGCTCTGGTACAATTAGGGTTGGCAGTTATTGGCCAAGGTAAGCCACTGCACCCAAGGAGTAAAAAACCAattaaacaaacacagaaaacattCTGGGGACCTTTGTCATCAGGCTGAAGGAGGTGGATGTGAACAGAGCACCAGAGTGGACTCACAAagccctgtgccagctgcaggcATTAACAGAATTTAACCTATGCTGAGTGCCTGAGCAGCACAAGCTTTTTACTTATTTCCCCCAAAAGTCTGAGTTCCCCCTTTTCTTCAGAGCACACATAGCCCAACTTTGCCCCAGAAACTTGGTTTCCTCTTTCCAGCACAGGCCTGGAAAATGGCAccagcaggagctcagcctcTGAGCAAGCAGTGTCTGTTTCTGGGCCAGCACAGCAAAGCCCTGAGCTTCCTTAGCTCCTCTTAGACACAATCAGTtaaaagggggaaggaaaataCTTCTTTCTTGAGTAAATTCTCTCTTGCTGAGATTCACTTACcctgtttttgttgttttgacagGAGGTGTGTCAAGTGAAAGAAGACAAAGGCAGCAACAGCCCACACACAGAGCCTGTGGCTGCAGTCACAGCATCACCTGCTCCAGGTACTCCCTGGCCTGGGAGTGCAGGGAACTGACCCCACATTGGGCAATAAATGTGTTCTTCAAATTAGATGCAACTTGGTGCCAAATTGTTTGAGAGCAGAGGGTTCTGAAGAGGTCAGAAGTGGGGTTTGCAAAAAGAGAGCGAATGCCCAATTCATCTTGTGTCATCCAGGCAGGAGTTGCAAGAGTCAACCCGGAGCTTCCCAGTGACCTTGGAAAAGAGCTCTGCCAAAAAGCAGCGCTGCAATGCAGCAGTGAGAGAGGCCAACCAGGAGAGGGCAATCATTAACTATTTTAAACAAACCAAGCATTTGAGGAGTAACTGGGATGTTAGAGAAGGCGGGAAACTTATCTGTAGctacagcctgaggaaaagGGGGCTTAGCTCAAAGGAACCACCCAATTCTCTTGACAGCAGCTTGACTGCCAGGTAGATAAGGTGGGACAGATGTTCCTGCCCAAAGCCTTTGGACCAGGCAAGTGCTCCCTGCTAATGTCCGTCTGTAAGCTTGGTTTGCACACCGTGTCTGACACTGCCAAATTATCCTCCTGGCAGAGGGAAGGGGTGCTAACCCAACCGCGCCTGGATTTTtagtttcccagagaaaaggtcATGTTTTCTCATTTCTCAGTCAGCTCAACACCCTGGAGATGAGAAGTGCCAAGAACAACATTGCTCTCCATGCCTCCAGTGCACCCCTGCACCTGTCAGGCACCTCATACACCCCTTATCCCAGCCCCAAAGGGAGGACAGCACTATCACTGCCATTGTAAAGTGGGTGAGTTTAACAAGAGACTGCTGCTGTTGTGTGGCCTGGAGAGTAATTCAGTATCAGCTCTTAGTAATTAAGCACTGAAAAGATCTCTCTTccttaaaaaggaagaaagtgaGAAAAGCTAGAGGGAAGGCAGCAGTCGCAACTGTGACTCTCTCCGGCGCTCCAGGGTGCTCTGTGTCTGTCCAGCTGCCTTTACCAGGCAAAATTTCAGTGTTAAGCCTTTGGAGTGACTGCTCTAGCAAAAATGAATTTTTacaagatcacagaatcatttaggttggaaaagacctccaaggtcaagtccaacctgtgacccatCCCCAACTTGtaaaccagaccagagcactgagagCCACATCCAGCCattccttggacacttccagggacggtgagtccaccacctccctgggcagccccttccaatgcttgCCAAATCTTTCCTCATGTCcagtctgaacctcccctggcacaacttgaggccattccctctcatcctgtcccttgttccctgggagcagagcccaaccccCACCTGAATTGTGAAGAGAGGTCGCCCCTGAGATTGCTTTTCTGCAGGATAAAAAATAAGTTCAGCCCGTTCCCTCCAGGTCTCGAGGCACTGGTATCCAGCCAGCCCTTGCTTTACCCACCTCTTTATCAGCTTGTGATGTGAAACATAACTCCCCAACCTCTCTAGAGGGCAGAGGGGCTGAGGGATGCTGGCAGCAGCCTCCAGTGCTGCGGTTAAAGGGCCCATCTC
The sequence above is a segment of the Aphelocoma coerulescens isolate FSJ_1873_10779 chromosome 17, UR_Acoe_1.0, whole genome shotgun sequence genome. Coding sequences within it:
- the LOC138119559 gene encoding alpha-1-acid glycoprotein-like encodes the protein MDTAGLVVILSLTALLPTHAVPCGAQHPDNSMASKLLGTWLYVAGAAQFPPHRVEMLLIDHAYLHMEPSASGQELLITHYVAVGNQCFTNNLTYLEITGGNTTLVKHAKTQKTEGMLMNLSSENLLLIQYQMQRERTYLGQYLYARNLSISTADREEFEHHVECLGLRAEQIVYAPWKTEVCQVKEDKGSNSPHTEPVAAVTASPAPGTPWPGSAGN